From Gemmatimonadales bacterium:
GGTAGGGACGGAACTTGGTCTCGGGGGAGACCTGAAACGTGTACACCACGTTTCCGGTGCCGTCGATGATCTGATCCTTCCCGCCGCCCCCATCGAATTTGAGCTGCTGATAGGCACCATCGATTTGGAACCCGACCGGACTGGCCGCCGGCTTGAACTGAATCAGGCCCATGCCGTGCCACCCGGTCTTCAGTCCGTCGCTGGTCGAGCCGCTCGGGATGGTGACTCCGCCGCCGAGCCCAAACTGAACCGGCATCTGAGCCGAAGCGATCGGCGCCCCGAACGCCAGGGCCGTTCCCACCGCCAGTAGACGCTTTGACAGCACCCGCATAAACGCTCCTCCTTCAGATCCGGGGATTCTGCGTGCAGCGCGGGATGGACAATTGGCCGTCCTGTAGCCCGATCGCTCGGCCGCTCGACAGCGGCCGCGCTCAAAGTAGCGGAGCGGGGAGTCCTTCCATGTGAGCGGCATCACACCGACGAGTCAGTGGGGCCAGTATCGCTCCCGCGGCGCTGCAGCAGGCGCACGATCACCGCGCCCGCGAGCAGCGCGATCGCCGCCCACCCGAGCCGCCCCTGGTCGAGCGCGACGGCCACCACGGCAAGCGCGATCCCCGCCAGTGCCAACCCCAGGCGCAGCCGGTTCATTTCTTGAGGAAGCGAGCGATGGCGTCCCGGCACTCGGGTGTGGCCCGGGCGAGTGCGTTCACTCGAGCGCCAAGCGTGACGCCGGCGTCGAAGGAGGTGTTGTCGAGCTGGAAAAAGAGATGCTTGGTGAGCGCCAGTGCGGTGCCGCTCGACTCGGCCAGCTGGTGAACGAGCTCATCGACCTCGGCGTCGAGACGGCCGTCGGGAACCACGCGCGCAAGCAGTCCGGCCGCCCGCGCCTCGTCCGCCGAAAGGGTTCGGCCGGTGAGCACCAGGTCCAGCGCGGTCTTTTCCCCGGTGAGCCGCCGCAGCAGACTCATGACCATGGCCGGCACGAACCCGCGCTGCACCTCCGGGTAGCCGAGCTGCGCCCCCGCTCCAGCCACGGCGATGTCACAGGCGGTCACCAGCCCGGCGCCACCGGCCAGGGCACGACCCTGCACCTTGGCGATCACAGGCTTGACCATATGGCGGATCCGGGTGAAGAGCGACCCCAGCCGCAGCGCCGATGCCTCGTTCTCCCCCGGGCTGTGGTCCGCGGACGCGAGCAACTCCTCGAGATCCGCTCCGGCGCAGAAGTCCTTTCCCGCGCCGGCCAGCAGCACCACCCTGACGTCGGCGTCGAGCTCCG
This genomic window contains:
- a CDS encoding enoyl-CoA hydratase-related protein, with product MGGSLEVSLRDRVLALTLDRPDKRNALDRGLIDALHHQLERAELDADVRVVLLAGAGKDFCAGADLEELLASADHSPGENEASALRLGSLFTRIRHMVKPVIAKVQGRALAGGAGLVTACDIAVAGAGAQLGYPEVQRGFVPAMVMSLLRRLTGEKTALDLVLTGRTLSADEARAAGLLARVVPDGRLDAEVDELVHQLAESSGTALALTKHLFFQLDNTSFDAGVTLGARVNALARATPECRDAIARFLKK
- a CDS encoding outer membrane beta-barrel protein; this encodes MRVLSKRLLAVGTALAFGAPIASAQMPVQFGLGGGVTIPSGSTSDGLKTGWHGMGLIQFKPAASPVGFQIDGAYQQLKFDGGGGKDQIIDGTGNVVYTFQVSPETKFRPYLIGGAGVYNIKAKPDFGGSFSDTKFGLNAGAGFNVQASGVGLFVEGRFHNVFVTGSDFHFIPITAGVRFGGS